One Microcoleus sp. AS-A8 DNA window includes the following coding sequences:
- the cheB gene encoding chemotaxis-specific protein-glutamate methyltransferase CheB — MSIRVLLVEDSPVTLVILRKILNSSPQIEVVGEARTGVEALQLIPQVHPDVICTDLHMPQMDGLEFTSEVMALYPRPILVISSWVQEEDALQVFQLLEAGALDIFPKPAAGLSTENQLLNQELINKIQILSGVKVFKKKRKSPSPVKCLDNFSSKSYVKPKIVVIGASTGGPQAINELFAQLPSNFPVPVICVQHICVGFLQGFLDWLASSCRLPIQIAKPGNIPKPGTIYFPPEHQHLELDKQGRFICSNSPPLDGHCPSITVTFKSVAKFYGRATVGILLTGMGKDGAEGMHCIAQAGGLTIAQDEATSVIFGMPKEAINLGAAQLVLPIHAIAPKLLDFLHKQSLLSAK; from the coding sequence ATGTCTATACGAGTTTTGTTAGTAGAAGATTCACCCGTTACTCTAGTCATTTTAAGAAAAATTCTCAATTCATCACCGCAGATTGAAGTAGTAGGAGAAGCTCGTACTGGAGTAGAAGCTTTGCAACTGATTCCCCAAGTTCATCCAGATGTCATTTGCACAGATCTGCATATGCCCCAAATGGATGGTTTAGAGTTTACATCTGAAGTTATGGCACTCTATCCTCGACCGATTTTAGTAATTAGTTCCTGGGTGCAGGAAGAGGATGCTCTTCAGGTTTTTCAGCTTTTAGAAGCAGGAGCATTGGATATTTTCCCTAAGCCAGCCGCTGGACTGTCAACAGAGAATCAATTACTCAATCAAGAATTAATCAATAAGATTCAAATTTTATCGGGAGTAAAAGTATTTAAGAAAAAACGCAAGTCCCCCTCTCCAGTTAAATGCTTAGATAATTTTTCTTCTAAGTCTTATGTAAAACCAAAAATTGTAGTCATTGGTGCCTCTACAGGTGGCCCCCAAGCCATCAACGAACTATTCGCTCAACTCCCCTCAAATTTTCCCGTACCAGTGATTTGCGTTCAACATATTTGTGTAGGTTTTTTGCAGGGATTCCTGGATTGGCTAGCCAGCAGTTGTCGGTTGCCCATTCAAATTGCTAAACCGGGAAATATACCCAAACCAGGAACGATTTACTTTCCCCCAGAACATCAGCATTTAGAATTAGATAAACAGGGTCGCTTTATCTGTTCTAATTCACCGCCATTGGACGGACATTGCCCTTCTATAACGGTTACTTTTAAATCTGTAGCCAAGTTCTATGGCAGGGCAACAGTGGGAATATTATTGACGGGTATGGGTAAAGATGGGGCAGAAGGAATGCATTGCATCGCCCAAGCGGGAGGTTTAACGATTGCCCAAGATGAAGCCACTTCTGTAATTTTTGGTATGCCGAAAGAAGCGATCAATTTGGGAGCTGCTCAACTCGTTTTACCGATTCATGCGATCGCGCCCAAATTGCTGGATTTTCTGCATAAACAGTCGCTTTTATCTGCGAAGTAG
- a CDS encoding Hpt domain-containing protein — MIEDEELRNLYQISSEERLQQLKAGLQHLQKYPDDETTLKELRREAHSLRGDSRGVGVEAVETLAYWVEKIFGHLIRQQIVFTPPLNARLAQGLAAINVLVQEAVTEQSSGVDIDGVIERLSAVISESQQPPPDDSLDTQVEQKVELALHQAAVPFAIAPGDGAFSAIAYINNETAQSLPTLIEDETLRELYQITSLERLQNLEAGLRCLTLYPEDETTLEKLQREAHSLTGDSKSAGVETVEILARSVEEILLNLKQQQIVLTQQLSDCLEQGLAAIHCLVQEAVTGQPSGVDVTEVFDDLMEGLLELQQLQPDAVVSDEEDKDDQEDFRFQPTIDDHTEPLITSPLKAEFKGDVLQIYSTFIEDEDFRDIYRTTSEERLQKLEAGLLHLEKYPNDETTLEELLREAHSLKGDSRSADLESVETLTHAVEDVFLGIKHQQIILTPEVSDRLYQGLDAIAFLVHEAVTGQHSNVDTPGVLKQLMEVVPALPLPESLPIPAETLSTIPGIATQDIPTPAIGVNEPYRIDTIRVPTRELDALMIQAEELTVTKIQIAHATAEIEELERQWNKWKAFNKKQHRQPSSLGTNPYQESIQKAIDRLSLLAQENSSKLNLIAEDLREKISNLRLLPLSTLFQFFTRTVRDLAKQQAKEVELIIEGGETTADKRILEEMKDSLMHLIRNAIDHGIETPAEREKLGKPSVATIWLRGYQSTHHIVIEIADDGRGLDIEKIKQTAVKRKLYLLQELESMTSSQVYSLIFAPGFSTRSFITEISGRGIGLDVVRTNVERLKGNIEIESNPGQGCTFRLQLGKSLATLNTLLFKVKGIIHALPMEYVPGSLLVSQDEIATIEGREAITWNNQILPVADLSDLLQISNSPGYIPRAKVEPQTNDLRTCILLKVGKEQAGFFVDRLLDTQEVFIKPQSQLLKRVRNIMGATILPSGEVCMILNPPDLLQSLQKQTGTPSLIKPKTTTLKKPTILLVEDSIYVRTQEQRLLEKAGYEVVIAVDGLDGYRQLKKRNFDAVISDVEMPNLDGLSLTAKIRQNREYKDLPIILVTTLNSDEDKIRGAEAGANAYVIKGKFNQNFLLETLEKFV; from the coding sequence ATGATAGAAGACGAAGAACTCCGGAATCTGTATCAGATTTCGAGTGAAGAACGTTTACAGCAATTAAAAGCTGGATTGCAACACTTACAAAAATACCCGGATGATGAAACGACCTTAAAAGAATTGCGGCGAGAAGCTCATAGTCTGCGAGGAGATTCTAGAGGCGTCGGGGTAGAAGCTGTCGAAACTCTTGCTTATTGGGTGGAAAAAATATTTGGACACCTCATCCGTCAACAAATTGTTTTCACTCCACCATTGAACGCTCGCCTCGCTCAAGGATTAGCGGCAATTAATGTTTTGGTACAGGAAGCCGTAACTGAGCAATCGAGTGGCGTGGATATAGATGGAGTAATTGAACGATTAAGTGCCGTTATTTCGGAGTCACAACAACCACCGCCAGATGATTCTTTAGACACCCAAGTAGAGCAAAAAGTGGAGCTTGCTTTGCATCAAGCGGCTGTACCTTTTGCGATCGCTCCTGGGGATGGTGCGTTTAGTGCGATCGCATACATTAACAACGAAACCGCTCAATCTTTACCCACCCTGATAGAAGACGAAACACTCCGGGAGTTGTACCAGATTACCAGCCTAGAGCGCTTGCAGAACCTGGAAGCTGGGTTACGGTGCTTAACATTGTATCCGGAGGATGAAACGACTTTAGAAAAATTACAACGGGAAGCCCATAGCCTTACCGGAGACTCGAAAAGTGCTGGGGTAGAAACGGTAGAAATCCTCGCTCGTTCTGTGGAAGAGATTCTCTTAAACCTCAAACAACAACAGATTGTTTTAACCCAACAATTGAGCGATTGCCTGGAACAAGGATTAGCCGCTATTCATTGTTTGGTACAAGAAGCCGTTACCGGTCAACCTAGTGGAGTTGATGTCACTGAAGTTTTTGATGACTTGATGGAAGGGCTTTTGGAGTTACAACAACTACAACCGGATGCTGTTGTCAGCGATGAAGAGGATAAAGACGATCAGGAAGATTTTCGCTTTCAACCCACGATTGATGACCACACCGAGCCATTGATTACATCCCCTTTAAAAGCGGAATTCAAGGGTGACGTTCTCCAAATTTATTCCACCTTTATCGAAGATGAAGATTTTCGAGACATTTATAGAACCACAAGTGAAGAACGTTTGCAGAAACTCGAAGCTGGGTTGCTGCATTTAGAAAAATATCCGAATGATGAAACGACTTTAGAAGAATTGCTGCGGGAAGCGCATAGTCTTAAAGGTGATTCGAGAAGTGCAGACTTGGAATCGGTAGAAACCCTGACTCATGCTGTCGAAGACGTTTTTTTAGGCATCAAACACCAGCAAATAATCTTAACTCCAGAAGTCAGTGATCGGCTGTATCAAGGATTGGATGCGATCGCTTTTTTGGTACATGAAGCCGTGACAGGTCAACACAGTAATGTTGATACTCCTGGAGTATTAAAACAGTTGATGGAAGTTGTTCCGGCATTACCCCTTCCGGAGTCCCTACCTATTCCTGCAGAAACCCTTTCTACCATTCCAGGGATTGCAACTCAAGATATACCCACTCCCGCTATAGGAGTGAATGAACCCTATCGCATCGACACCATTCGCGTTCCCACTCGCGAACTCGATGCCTTAATGATACAAGCGGAGGAATTAACCGTCACCAAAATCCAAATTGCTCACGCTACCGCTGAAATTGAGGAATTAGAACGTCAGTGGAATAAGTGGAAAGCCTTTAATAAAAAGCAACATCGTCAACCTTCATCTTTGGGGACTAATCCTTATCAAGAGAGTATACAAAAAGCGATCGACAGATTGAGCCTATTAGCTCAGGAAAATAGCAGCAAACTCAACTTAATTGCTGAGGACTTAAGAGAAAAAATTAGTAATTTACGGCTGCTGCCTCTATCCACCCTGTTTCAGTTTTTTACCCGTACCGTGCGGGATTTAGCAAAACAGCAAGCCAAAGAAGTGGAATTAATTATTGAAGGAGGCGAAACAACAGCCGACAAACGCATTCTCGAAGAAATGAAAGACTCCTTGATGCACCTGATCCGTAATGCGATCGACCATGGCATCGAGACTCCCGCCGAACGCGAAAAATTGGGTAAACCTTCCGTCGCTACGATTTGGTTGAGAGGTTACCAAAGTACTCACCATATCGTCATTGAAATAGCCGATGATGGACGCGGATTAGATATCGAAAAGATTAAACAAACTGCCGTTAAACGCAAGCTTTATCTCCTACAAGAATTGGAAAGCATGACGTCCAGCCAAGTCTACTCTCTAATCTTTGCTCCTGGCTTTTCAACCCGAAGTTTTATTACAGAAATTTCTGGTAGAGGCATTGGATTAGATGTAGTCCGCACTAATGTCGAGCGGCTCAAAGGTAACATTGAAATTGAATCAAACCCCGGTCAAGGATGCACATTTCGCCTTCAGTTAGGCAAGTCTCTGGCAACCCTTAATACATTGCTGTTCAAGGTAAAAGGAATTATCCATGCTCTACCGATGGAGTATGTGCCGGGAAGTTTATTGGTTTCCCAAGATGAGATTGCTACGATTGAAGGTCGAGAGGCGATTACCTGGAATAATCAAATACTTCCAGTTGCTGATTTAAGCGATTTGCTCCAAATTTCTAACTCTCCTGGTTATATTCCCAGAGCAAAGGTTGAACCACAAACAAACGATTTGCGGACTTGTATCCTACTCAAGGTTGGCAAAGAACAAGCTGGATTTTTTGTTGATCGCCTATTAGATACACAAGAGGTATTCATCAAACCTCAGAGCCAATTATTAAAGCGAGTGCGTAACATCATGGGCGCAACAATTCTTCCTTCGGGGGAAGTTTGCATGATTCTAAATCCCCCAGATTTACTTCAATCATTGCAAAAACAGACTGGAACTCCTAGTTTAATTAAACCGAAGACAACTACCCTAAAAAAGCCCACCATTCTCCTGGTAGAAGACTCCATTTATGTTCGGACTCAAGAACAACGGCTCTTAGAAAAAGCGGGTTATGAAGTGGTGATAGCTGTTGATGGATTAGATGGTTATCGCCAACTCAAAAAACGTAATTTTGATGCAGTAATCTCTGATGTGGAAATGCCTAATCTAGATGGACTTTCGCTCACTGCCAAAATTCGACAGAATCGCGAATATAAAGATTTACCCATTATTTTGGTCACCACACTGAATTCAGATGAAGATAAAATCAGGGGAGCTGAGGCCGGGGCTAATGCTTACGTGATCAAAGGTAAGTTTAATCAAAATTTTCTTTTAGAAACGTTAGAAAAATTTGTTTAA
- a CDS encoding methyl-accepting chemotaxis protein, translated as MNKVINQFRIINQLRITVLVLLLFALFNLVTIYRQIDSMTIDGRIVNYAGIVRGNSQRLIKLTLLEQNTDSVVSKLDDIIQGLIKGDKELNLFKVENPDFQTKMSQIEQSWANVKTTLTSYKNNPKPSEKERLLKESEDYWNLTNAAVSSAESFAKHNVQLSKNLAIILFIANLGILIVIWNISQYIKSRLTRTINTLASSSSQISATIDEQERIASQQAASVNETTTTMDELEASCRQAAEQAKAAVTAAQQALGLAQGGTQAVEETLEGMFILENKVGAIAEQIVYLSEQADQIGSISQLVSDLANKTNMLAFNSSVEAVRAGEHGKGFSVVANEIRKLADQSEKSAEKISDLVSEIQSAINSTVMVTDEGTKTVATGVQSARKTNQAFTGVADAVNKVVLNNQQISLNLKQQVDAMQQIVEAMETINKGAKETATGISQTKSGTAQLNEAALVLKRIV; from the coding sequence ATGAATAAAGTTATCAATCAATTTAGAATCATCAATCAACTCCGAATTACAGTCTTAGTCCTGCTTTTATTCGCTCTGTTTAATCTGGTGACTATTTATCGTCAGATCGACAGTATGACGATTGACGGTCGAATCGTGAATTATGCGGGTATCGTGCGCGGAAATAGTCAACGCTTAATTAAGTTAACTCTCTTAGAACAAAATACAGATAGCGTAGTCTCTAAGTTAGACGACATCATTCAAGGACTTATAAAAGGAGATAAAGAACTTAATTTATTTAAAGTTGAAAACCCAGATTTTCAGACCAAAATGTCGCAAATTGAACAATCTTGGGCTAACGTTAAAACAACCTTAACAAGCTATAAAAATAATCCTAAACCCTCAGAAAAAGAACGTCTCCTCAAAGAAAGTGAAGATTACTGGAATTTAACAAATGCCGCCGTATCATCAGCCGAATCATTTGCCAAACATAATGTCCAACTTTCCAAAAATTTGGCTATTATTTTGTTTATTGCCAACCTCGGTATTCTAATAGTCATTTGGAATATTTCTCAATATATTAAATCGAGGCTGACGAGGACGATCAATACCCTGGCTAGTTCTTCAAGTCAGATTTCTGCCACCATCGACGAACAAGAACGCATTGCGAGTCAGCAGGCGGCTTCAGTGAATGAAACCACGACTACGATGGATGAACTAGAAGCCTCTTGCCGACAGGCGGCAGAGCAAGCCAAAGCGGCTGTTACCGCTGCACAACAAGCGCTGGGACTCGCACAGGGAGGTACCCAAGCCGTGGAGGAAACCTTGGAAGGGATGTTTATTTTAGAAAATAAAGTAGGAGCGATCGCCGAACAAATTGTGTATTTGAGCGAACAAGCCGATCAAATTGGCAGTATTTCTCAACTCGTTTCGGACTTAGCCAACAAAACGAACATGTTGGCTTTCAATTCATCTGTGGAAGCCGTTCGTGCTGGAGAGCATGGTAAAGGTTTTTCCGTCGTTGCTAATGAGATTCGTAAATTAGCCGACCAAAGTGAAAAATCCGCTGAAAAAATTAGCGACTTGGTGTCAGAAATTCAGAGCGCCATTAATTCAACCGTGATGGTTACCGATGAAGGTACGAAGACAGTAGCGACGGGAGTACAAAGTGCTCGCAAAACCAATCAAGCCTTCACTGGGGTGGCAGATGCTGTCAATAAAGTGGTTTTGAACAATCAACAAATCTCCCTCAATCTCAAGCAACAAGTCGATGCCATGCAACAAATTGTCGAAGCGATGGAGACAATTAACAAGGGGGCGAAAGAAACCGCAACTGGCATTAGTCAAACCAAATCAGGTACCGCGCAACTGAATGAAGCGGCTTTGGTTCTTAAACGGATCGTTTAA
- a CDS encoding response regulator, whose protein sequence is MIPKNLTQALDNLSKFSDGELILHNDTVVWNLHLVRGKLLYATDKIHPVRRWNRALKQQCPNWNWSVDSSEVLDNESWQGQLLTQGFNQKQLSLIQAKLVIRNVVQECLFELSNCTDLNSDWKPSQKTTSVFYQTVALSSKEIQTLLNNTVQLQQKWQATGLDHLSPTLAPTLRQGADPQSLSVSHSYLNGQFTLWDIALQLHQSMPEITRSLIPSVEKGILQFQEISDLPVPALKQPIAAKPPQVETTALESTQTQPLIACIEDSPVLAHTLKKILMPAGYQVLIIPEPMRGFSQLLEHKPELILLDLHLPNADGYSICKFLRETPLFKKTPIIILTARNTQLDRFRAIQSGATEFLGKPPQPQELLQMVQKYLTCLVKV, encoded by the coding sequence ATGATACCAAAAAACCTGACTCAAGCATTAGACAACCTCAGTAAATTCAGTGACGGAGAACTCATCTTACACAACGATACGGTTGTTTGGAATCTTCATCTGGTTCGGGGGAAATTGCTCTATGCTACAGATAAAATCCATCCCGTAAGACGATGGAACAGAGCGTTAAAACAGCAGTGCCCTAACTGGAATTGGAGTGTTGATTCTTCCGAGGTATTGGACAATGAATCTTGGCAAGGCCAGCTTCTCACTCAAGGATTCAACCAAAAGCAACTGAGTCTAATCCAAGCCAAGTTAGTGATTCGTAATGTTGTTCAAGAATGTTTGTTTGAGCTGAGTAACTGCACAGACTTGAACAGTGATTGGAAACCGAGCCAAAAAACGACATCGGTTTTCTACCAAACTGTAGCCTTGTCTAGCAAAGAAATACAGACACTCCTCAATAACACAGTACAGTTGCAGCAAAAATGGCAAGCGACGGGTTTAGATCACCTGAGTCCAACCCTCGCACCAACGTTGCGGCAGGGTGCAGACCCTCAATCACTCTCAGTTTCGCACAGCTATCTTAACGGTCAGTTCACCCTCTGGGATATTGCCTTGCAACTGCACCAATCAATGCCTGAGATTACTCGCTCCTTAATTCCTTCAGTTGAGAAGGGCATACTGCAATTCCAAGAGATTTCTGATTTACCTGTACCCGCACTCAAACAGCCCATTGCCGCCAAGCCCCCCCAAGTAGAAACTACAGCGCTCGAATCGACCCAGACACAGCCTTTAATCGCTTGTATTGAAGATAGTCCTGTGTTGGCTCACACCTTAAAAAAAATCTTGATGCCTGCTGGATATCAAGTGTTGATTATTCCAGAACCCATGCGCGGATTCTCCCAACTCCTAGAACACAAGCCGGAGCTAATTTTGCTAGACTTACACTTGCCCAATGCCGATGGTTATAGCATCTGTAAATTTTTGCGGGAGACCCCCCTGTTTAAGAAGACACCAATTATTATTCTGACCGCTCGAAATACCCAATTGGATCGCTTTCGTGCCATTCAATCTGGCGCAACTGAGTTTTTAGGCAAGCCCCCACAGCCTCAAGAATTACTGCAAATGGTTCAGAAATACCTTACTTGTTTAGTTAAGGTTTAA
- a CDS encoding response regulator, with protein sequence MREILKGHKALSTARLAKPDLILLDIKMPSLDGYKVCKQLKTDEQTSNIPVIFISALNEALDKVKAFQSGGVHYITKPFQVEEVLARIENQLKIQLLSKQLIKKIHSFLKTLSCVKSFKLS encoded by the coding sequence GTGCGGGAAATACTCAAGGGTCATAAAGCTCTTTCTACAGCCCGGTTAGCCAAACCAGACCTAATTTTGTTGGACATCAAAATGCCTTCTCTGGATGGCTATAAAGTCTGCAAGCAGTTAAAAACAGATGAACAGACCTCGAATATCCCTGTTATTTTTATTAGTGCTTTGAATGAAGCCTTAGATAAGGTTAAAGCCTTTCAATCTGGGGGTGTACATTACATCACAAAGCCGTTCCAAGTGGAAGAAGTTTTAGCGCGGATTGAGAATCAACTAAAAATTCAGTTGCTCTCTAAACAACTCATTAAAAAAATACACAGCTTTCTCAAAACATTATCATGTGTCAAAAGCTTCAAGTTGAGTTAA